From the Bacillus sp. SM2101 genome, one window contains:
- a CDS encoding lysylphosphatidylglycerol synthase transmembrane domain-containing protein encodes MKRSNLSLLVKAIGICSVVIFIILSSTLFNSSDLLLSIKKLINTPLLLAVMFVVYGLSFILRSLAWKWYVNGKVTLITCMQGIFLSLFVNHVVPFKVGDVVRVGVMAKKEKLIRLDEVLHSVVVLRIIDMAILMSISGFGFIIILKSFPLQQSIFFYGAVFFMVTIIAIFFIRKFANLVRRHIALLKNALKGWKGLLILSTVLLSWICEGIVVYGVALLYQGNLAFLHSVWVNSLTVGGQVFQVTPGGLATYETVMTFAITSIKNITMKEAYEIAIISHGFKFIFSFIVGIITIIFTPVSVSSIITWIKRKGGYSS; translated from the coding sequence ATGAAAAGAAGTAATCTTTCACTGTTGGTAAAAGCAATTGGGATTTGTTCTGTAGTTATCTTTATAATCTTATCATCCACGCTGTTTAATAGTTCTGACTTGCTATTATCAATAAAAAAACTTATAAATACACCACTATTATTGGCTGTCATGTTTGTAGTTTATGGACTGTCATTTATCTTGCGGTCGTTAGCCTGGAAATGGTATGTAAACGGTAAGGTTACGTTAATCACTTGTATGCAAGGCATCTTCTTAAGCCTTTTTGTTAATCATGTAGTACCTTTCAAAGTTGGAGACGTTGTAAGAGTCGGAGTGATGGCAAAGAAGGAGAAGCTAATCCGACTAGATGAGGTATTACATTCAGTCGTAGTATTACGCATCATCGATATGGCCATCTTAATGTCAATATCAGGGTTTGGATTTATAATTATATTAAAAAGCTTCCCATTGCAGCAATCTATTTTTTTCTATGGTGCTGTTTTTTTCATGGTTACTATTATTGCCATTTTTTTTATAAGAAAGTTTGCCAATCTTGTGAGAAGGCATATTGCTTTGTTGAAAAATGCGTTAAAAGGTTGGAAGGGGTTATTAATCCTTTCGACAGTTTTATTAAGCTGGATATGTGAAGGAATTGTCGTATACGGTGTCGCTCTCCTTTATCAAGGTAATCTCGCTTTTTTGCATTCAGTATGGGTAAATAGTTTAACTGTCGGTGGCCAAGTGTTTCAGGTAACTCCTGGCGGACTTGCCACCTATGAAACGGTTATGACATTTGCCATTACTAGTATAAAAAACATCACAATGAAAGAGGCATACGAGATTGCAATTATTAGTCATGGTTTTAAATTTATTTTTTCGTTTATTGTAGGAATAATAACAATTATTTTCACACCAGTTTCTGTTAGTTCTATCATCACTTGGATAAAAAGAAAAGGAGGCTATTCTTCATGA
- a CDS encoding cupin domain-containing protein — protein MKVLDLVNTPVSASKLEVIFKSASKNTALFECVLLPQEEIKPHIHSFGEDCAVVLSGELTYYVSNNQSITATEGDLVLGWKNVIHGYKNNTKNPLHLLIFTSPREFFISSTAIEYKYVADDDPMVIHLPIEQRIIRSNQQRVVESQYSSFSTLQIEGVHQGEYNKEMQAFVNYKNKRVYIYEDEPVDLQVNQTTYFIKYEYSYK, from the coding sequence ATGAAGGTTTTAGATTTAGTGAATACACCTGTTTCAGCTTCAAAATTAGAAGTCATCTTTAAAAGTGCTTCCAAAAATACGGCACTATTCGAATGTGTGCTACTACCTCAAGAGGAGATCAAACCACATATACACTCCTTTGGTGAAGACTGCGCAGTCGTTCTTTCAGGAGAATTGACTTATTACGTATCTAACAATCAATCGATAACTGCTACAGAAGGAGATCTTGTTTTAGGATGGAAAAATGTTATTCATGGCTACAAAAATAATACAAAAAACCCACTTCATCTGCTTATTTTTACATCGCCACGAGAGTTTTTTATTTCATCAACAGCAATCGAGTATAAATATGTAGCGGATGATGATCCAATGGTTATTCATCTACCAATAGAACAGCGTATCATTCGTTCAAACCAACAAAGAGTAGTAGAATCACAATATTCTTCTTTCTCCACTCTTCAAATAGAAGGAGTACACCAAGGGGAGTATAACAAGGAGATGCAAGCATTTGTAAACTATAAAAATAAAAGAGTTTATATATATGAAGATGAGCCTGTTGATTTACAAGTAAACCAAACCACATATTTCATTAAATATGAATACTCTTACAAATAA
- a CDS encoding glycosyltransferase family 2 protein: MMKQTVIVFLPAHNEEKSIAEVIKAIPRYFHDRLEVKVLVIDDGSTDQTVKVAREAGADYFYQFSSNQGLGAAVRKGLEESVRLGGHISVMIDADNEYPAAQIPDLLQPILSGEYDYVMGSRFLGTIQGMKLHRRLGNYCFTFMQSILLRKWIHDGQSGMRAFSLQAMKNAEIIHDYNYAQVITLNLVRKGFRVKEVPIKYHVRTKGKSFIKFNSYMTSVLPAIIKEITRPVEQVEIDYNYHILPLEAAKKSS; encoded by the coding sequence ATGATGAAGCAAACTGTAATCGTATTTTTACCAGCCCACAATGAAGAAAAATCAATCGCTGAGGTTATTAAAGCAATCCCTAGATACTTTCATGACAGGTTAGAAGTAAAAGTACTCGTTATTGATGATGGCTCCACAGATCAAACGGTGAAAGTAGCACGAGAGGCAGGCGCGGATTATTTTTATCAATTTTCATCAAACCAAGGTTTAGGAGCAGCTGTTAGAAAGGGGTTAGAGGAAAGTGTTAGGTTAGGTGGACACATCAGTGTAATGATAGATGCTGATAATGAATATCCAGCAGCACAAATCCCTGATCTTTTACAGCCAATCTTATCAGGTGAATATGATTATGTAATGGGTTCACGCTTTCTTGGGACAATTCAAGGAATGAAGCTTCATCGCAGGTTAGGAAATTATTGCTTTACATTTATGCAATCCATCCTTCTAAGAAAATGGATACATGATGGACAATCGGGTATGAGGGCATTCTCACTACAGGCGATGAAAAATGCTGAGATTATTCATGATTACAATTATGCCCAAGTTATCACGCTAAATTTAGTAAGAAAAGGATTTCGTGTGAAGGAAGTTCCCATTAAGTATCATGTGAGGACAAAAGGCAAATCTTTTATTAAATTTAATTCTTATATGACAAGTGTCCTACCTGCAATAATAAAAGAAATAACAAGGCCAGTCGAACAAGTAGAAATAGATTACAATTATCACATATTACCATTAGAAGCAGCGAAAAAGAGTAGCTAA
- a CDS encoding DUF350 domain-containing protein — translation MSSFWENELVQTAAYYSVVVLSIIIFLSIFEIVTKYKNWEQIKKGNIAVAMATGGKIFGLANIFRFSIGHHDSLLTMMGWGLFGFILLLSGYFIYEFLTPMFKIDEEIESDNRAVGFISMIISVGLSYVIGAGIG, via the coding sequence ATGAGCTCATTTTGGGAAAATGAACTTGTGCAAACAGCAGCATATTACAGTGTTGTTGTGCTTTCAATTATTATATTTTTATCGATTTTTGAGATTGTAACAAAGTATAAAAATTGGGAACAAATAAAGAAAGGAAACATTGCAGTTGCCATGGCTACCGGAGGTAAGATTTTCGGTTTAGCGAATATTTTTCGATTTTCAATCGGTCATCATGATTCTTTATTAACGATGATGGGGTGGGGACTTTTTGGTTTTATATTACTCCTCAGTGGCTACTTTATTTACGAGTTTTTAACACCAATGTTTAAAATTGATGAAGAAATTGAGAGTGATAATAGGGCTGTCGGTTTTATTTCAATGATTATTTCAGTAGGATTATCCTATGTGATTGGAGCAGGGATAGGTTAG
- a CDS encoding alkaline phosphatase family protein, which yields MKKASKFEKFAARCWNLLNEGKPFTPIFVIGTMLLFNLTTLFAGQSFSAFLLSFILILPVFILYFIYDFPLFLRNYLWIPFVIYLIIWNSVNVPLLLFALGLYFFFTVFFWGTLYYHLRIGTTWWNFTRFWKLVLKNSDSTSGNAQEQLPKFLLLLSLWNLTFEQMHMGFELSYAPLLAFYVFLLLFAWILHRNLFDWKPKIISEKTNNAPEQKEAMSDKVVVLVVDGMRKERFEEANTPFLDYLRKNGTDYSQMETLYPARTVVCFTSMFTGTYPFEHGIKSNMVWKLGIKVESIFDSLRKVGKKGRLLGIAHLVDSMGDDVETVTAVMHNDVADRNIIDRAKLIMSEQDPDLLVAQLISTDQTGHSRGVLYDEYIQKIEEADTLLKEYVDWLEEQGKMTNTTIIVCADHGQADGIGGHGHLDEGERYVPFFMYGANIEKGKRIDDKQSLVSVAPTIAYLLGAPYPSHSRGPVLVDAIRKGVHK from the coding sequence ATGAAAAAGGCGTCAAAATTTGAGAAGTTTGCAGCTCGGTGCTGGAATCTTTTGAATGAAGGGAAGCCATTCACACCTATTTTTGTAATAGGTACGATGCTTCTATTTAATCTTACAACTCTTTTTGCGGGACAATCGTTTTCAGCATTTCTATTAAGCTTTATTTTAATACTCCCTGTGTTTATACTATATTTCATTTATGATTTTCCATTGTTTTTACGTAATTATTTATGGATACCATTTGTTATTTATTTAATTATTTGGAACAGTGTTAATGTCCCATTACTACTATTTGCTTTAGGGTTATATTTCTTTTTTACGGTCTTTTTTTGGGGTACATTGTATTATCATTTGCGCATTGGAACAACGTGGTGGAATTTTACACGTTTTTGGAAGCTCGTACTAAAAAATAGTGATTCAACGAGTGGTAATGCACAAGAGCAATTACCAAAGTTCTTATTACTTCTGTCATTGTGGAATTTAACATTTGAACAAATGCACATGGGTTTTGAATTATCATACGCGCCTTTATTAGCATTTTATGTCTTTTTATTATTATTTGCATGGATATTACATCGAAATTTGTTTGATTGGAAGCCAAAAATAATAAGTGAAAAAACAAATAACGCTCCAGAACAAAAGGAAGCGATGAGTGATAAAGTAGTTGTCTTGGTCGTTGATGGTATGAGAAAAGAGCGATTTGAAGAGGCGAATACACCCTTCTTAGATTATTTAAGAAAAAATGGTACAGACTATTCTCAAATGGAAACGTTATATCCAGCTAGAACAGTTGTATGCTTTACTTCAATGTTTACTGGAACATATCCTTTTGAACACGGTATTAAATCAAATATGGTGTGGAAATTAGGAATTAAAGTAGAGAGTATCTTTGACTCATTGCGAAAAGTAGGTAAAAAAGGAAGACTGCTAGGCATCGCGCATTTAGTTGACTCAATGGGTGATGATGTGGAAACCGTTACAGCAGTTATGCATAATGATGTTGCAGACAGAAACATCATTGATAGAGCAAAGTTAATTATGAGCGAACAAGATCCGGATTTACTAGTCGCCCAGTTAATTAGTACAGACCAAACAGGTCATAGCCGTGGTGTTCTATATGATGAATATATTCAAAAAATTGAAGAAGCAGATACTTTGCTAAAGGAATATGTTGATTGGCTAGAAGAACAAGGAAAGATGACAAACACAACAATTATCGTTTGTGCTGACCATGGACAAGCTGATGGGATAGGTGGTCATGGACATTTAGATGAGGGAGAACGCTATGTTCCATTTTTTATGTATGGAGCAAATATTGAAAAAGGTAAGCGAATTGACGACAAGCAAAGTCTCGTTTCAGTTGCGCCTACAATCGCATACTTATTAGGTGCTCCCTACCCTAGTCATAGCCGTGGACCAGTTTTAGTAGATGCGATAAGAAAGGGCGTTCACAAATGA
- a CDS encoding FTR1 family protein, with translation MQIQALLITFREVLEALLIVGIITTYLKRMDHSKYTKYVWLGAGLAVLASVGIAMLFQVVFTGFAAMGNEMYLKIGIILVSTLLLTQMVFWMAAHSKDIKGNVEGKMNRFISTGNIIGMVIHSFLVVLREGVETVFFFAAITGGNIGAALEGWGAITGTLIAVVICYFFFKGTMRIPLKTFFKVTGAFIILIAAGLLVQGIGMLQDLEIIGSVMPHVYDITWFLPEHPIDYAHYVRDNGVAPLLSGDIGIFLKALFGYSSMPSIEEVLAYIGYFVVIYLLIKSHYGQEQQENSKQEQTNNVKVLEPQTKL, from the coding sequence ATGCAAATTCAAGCATTATTAATTACGTTTCGAGAGGTTCTTGAAGCCCTGCTCATTGTTGGGATCATTACAACCTACTTAAAAAGAATGGACCATTCAAAATATACTAAATATGTGTGGTTAGGAGCAGGATTAGCAGTATTAGCAAGTGTTGGGATAGCGATGTTGTTCCAAGTTGTTTTTACCGGTTTTGCAGCTATGGGAAACGAGATGTACTTAAAGATTGGAATTATTTTAGTTTCTACGTTGCTACTTACCCAAATGGTGTTTTGGATGGCAGCACATAGTAAAGATATTAAGGGTAATGTAGAAGGAAAAATGAACCGATTTATTTCAACAGGTAATATAATTGGTATGGTTATTCATTCATTTCTAGTCGTTTTGCGAGAGGGTGTCGAAACAGTATTTTTCTTTGCAGCTATTACCGGGGGGAATATTGGTGCAGCACTTGAAGGTTGGGGAGCAATAACGGGTACGCTCATTGCTGTAGTCATTTGTTACTTCTTCTTTAAAGGGACAATGCGTATTCCATTAAAGACATTCTTTAAAGTTACTGGTGCATTTATTATCTTAATAGCAGCTGGTTTATTAGTTCAAGGAATTGGAATGCTCCAAGATTTAGAAATTATCGGTAGTGTAATGCCACATGTCTATGACATTACTTGGTTTTTACCAGAACATCCAATCGATTACGCTCACTATGTGCGAGATAACGGAGTGGCACCTCTCTTATCTGGTGATATTGGCATATTCTTAAAAGCACTTTTCGGTTATTCTTCTATGCCGTCAATTGAAGAAGTGTTGGCATATATAGGGTACTTCGTAGTCATCTATTTACTAATTAAATCCCATTATGGCCAAGAACAGCAGGAGAACAGCAAACAAGAACAAACAAACAATGTTAAGGTGCTTGAACCCCAAACAAAGCTTTAA
- a CDS encoding electron transfer flavoprotein subunit alpha/FixB family protein — protein MARKVLVLGEVRDNTLRNVSFEAVAAAKTVAEGGEVVAVLIGDAVSSVANEMIYFGSDRVVIVENEKLNAYTTDGFSQALLAAIDAEQPDGIVIGHTALGKDLAPKIASKLDSGLISDATAVESVGGNIVFTRPIYSGKAFEKKIVTGDKIFVTVRPNNIAPLEKDEAKTGEVSSLTVDIKDLRTIIKEVVRKASEGVDLSEAKVVIAGGRGVKSEEGFEPLKELADVLGGAVGASRGACDAEYCDYSLQIGQTGKVVTPDLYIACGISGAIQHLAGMSNSKVIVAINKDAEANIFNVADYGIVGDLFDVVPLLTEEFKKLKVLS, from the coding sequence ATGGCTAGAAAAGTTTTAGTACTAGGTGAAGTTCGTGATAACACATTACGTAATGTGTCGTTTGAAGCGGTTGCAGCTGCAAAAACAGTTGCAGAAGGCGGCGAAGTAGTTGCAGTACTAATAGGAGATGCTGTATCAAGTGTAGCTAATGAAATGATCTATTTCGGTTCAGACCGTGTTGTTATAGTAGAAAATGAAAAATTAAATGCATATACTACAGATGGTTTTTCTCAGGCACTTCTTGCTGCAATTGATGCTGAGCAACCGGACGGAATCGTGATTGGGCATACCGCTCTAGGTAAAGATTTAGCACCTAAAATTGCGAGTAAACTTGACAGTGGATTAATATCTGATGCAACTGCTGTGGAAAGTGTAGGAGGGAATATTGTATTTACTCGCCCTATCTATTCTGGTAAAGCATTTGAAAAGAAGATTGTAACGGGTGACAAAATCTTTGTTACAGTACGTCCAAATAACATTGCTCCACTAGAAAAGGATGAAGCTAAAACAGGTGAAGTTTCTTCATTAACAGTAGATATTAAGGACCTCAGAACAATTATTAAAGAAGTCGTTAGAAAGGCTTCCGAGGGAGTAGATCTGTCAGAAGCTAAAGTAGTTATAGCTGGTGGTAGAGGTGTAAAAAGTGAAGAAGGGTTTGAGCCATTAAAAGAGTTAGCAGATGTACTTGGCGGGGCAGTTGGTGCTTCACGTGGGGCTTGTGATGCGGAATACTGTGACTACTCGTTACAGATTGGTCAGACTGGAAAAGTTGTCACACCTGATCTATATATAGCATGTGGCATTTCAGGTGCTATTCAACATTTAGCAGGTATGTCTAATTCGAAAGTTATCGTTGCAATTAATAAGGATGCAGAGGCAAATATCTTTAATGTAGCAGACTATGGAATTGTCGGTGATTTGTTTGATGTTGTGCCGTTACTAACAGAGGAATTTAAGAAATTAAAAGTTCTTTCATAA
- a CDS encoding enoyl-CoA hydratase, protein MEYTKCHIANYVATVSLDHPPANAVSSLVLKELSKRLDDLEKNEDVRVILLQGEGRFFSAGADIKEFTTVSSSEEFSVLSEAGQQLFERIELFSKPVIAAIHGAALGGGLELAMSCHIRIVTDNAKLGLPELQLGLIPGFAGTQRLPRYVGTAKAAELMLTSEPISGLEAVKLGLANHAFPEEVMLEEASKLALKIAAKSPISVSAVIELLRYTKADQYYAGVKREAELFGKVFATEDASEGISAFLEKRAPTFNGK, encoded by the coding sequence ATGGAATATACAAAATGTCATATAGCAAACTATGTCGCAACAGTTTCTCTGGATCATCCTCCAGCGAATGCTGTGTCATCTTTAGTTTTGAAAGAGCTTTCAAAAAGATTAGATGACTTAGAAAAGAATGAAGATGTGAGAGTCATTTTATTACAAGGCGAGGGACGCTTCTTTTCCGCAGGAGCTGATATAAAGGAATTTACGACTGTATCGAGCAGTGAAGAGTTTTCAGTCTTATCAGAAGCTGGTCAACAATTATTTGAAAGAATTGAGTTATTTTCAAAACCTGTTATTGCAGCAATTCATGGAGCTGCGCTTGGCGGAGGCTTAGAGCTTGCAATGAGCTGTCATATACGCATTGTAACCGACAACGCAAAGCTTGGCTTGCCAGAACTTCAATTAGGTTTAATACCAGGTTTTGCAGGAACACAGCGTTTACCACGTTATGTAGGTACTGCTAAAGCAGCTGAATTGATGTTAACGAGCGAGCCAATATCTGGTTTGGAAGCTGTAAAGTTAGGCTTAGCTAACCACGCATTTCCAGAAGAAGTTATGTTAGAAGAAGCTAGTAAACTAGCTTTAAAAATAGCTGCAAAAAGTCCAATATCTGTTTCAGCTGTAATTGAATTATTAAGATACACAAAAGCTGATCAATACTATGCTGGAGTTAAGCGGGAAGCAGAGCTTTTTGGGAAAGTTTTTGCAACAGAAGATGCTAGCGAAGGTATTAGTGCATTTCTAGAAAAAAGAGCACCAACTTTTAATGGAAAGTAA
- the trxA gene encoding thioredoxin, giving the protein MAISHVTDQNFTAETSDGVVLADFWAPWCGPCKMIAPVLEELDQEMGDKVKIVKLDVDDNQETAAKFGVMSIPTLLVFKNGEVVDKVVGFQPKEALADLLSKHV; this is encoded by the coding sequence ATGGCAATTTCACATGTTACTGATCAAAATTTTACAGCTGAAACTAGTGATGGAGTAGTACTAGCAGACTTTTGGGCACCATGGTGCGGACCTTGTAAGATGATTGCTCCAGTACTTGAAGAGTTAGATCAAGAAATGGGAGATAAAGTTAAAATTGTTAAGCTTGACGTTGATGATAACCAAGAAACTGCAGCAAAATTTGGTGTGATGAGCATCCCAACATTATTAGTTTTCAAAAATGGTGAAGTAGTTGATAAAGTGGTTGGTTTCCAACCTAAAGAAGCATTAGCTGATTTATTGTCAAAGCACGTTTAA
- a CDS encoding TetR/AcrR family transcriptional regulator — MKRNKPKYKKIIDAAVIVIAENGYHQAQVSKIAKQAGVADGTIYLYFKNKEDILISLFQEKMGSFIEKISEEIAGMESAKEKLLLLIEKHFKLLSDDHHLAIVTQLELRQSNKELRVKINDVLKGYLKVLDHIILAGIDRGEFRKNLDIRLARQMIFGTIDETVTSWVMNDQKYDLVTLAYPLHHLVVSGCGSTEIS, encoded by the coding sequence GTGAAGCGTAACAAACCGAAATACAAGAAAATCATTGATGCAGCTGTAATCGTAATTGCAGAGAATGGCTATCATCAAGCTCAAGTTTCAAAAATTGCAAAACAAGCTGGGGTTGCAGATGGAACTATATATTTATATTTTAAAAACAAAGAAGATATATTGATATCTTTATTTCAAGAGAAAATGGGGAGTTTTATAGAAAAAATTAGTGAAGAAATTGCAGGAATGGAATCAGCTAAAGAGAAGTTATTACTGTTGATTGAAAAACACTTCAAATTATTATCAGATGATCATCATTTAGCGATCGTTACTCAGTTAGAATTACGTCAATCTAATAAAGAGCTACGTGTGAAAATAAACGATGTGTTAAAAGGCTATTTAAAAGTATTGGACCATATAATACTAGCAGGAATCGATAGAGGTGAATTTCGCAAAAATTTAGACATACGCCTAGCAAGACAGATGATATTTGGAACGATTGATGAAACAGTAACATCGTGGGTAATGAATGATCAAAAGTATGATCTAGTGACATTAGCATATCCTCTGCACCATTTAGTAGTTAGCGGATGTGGGTCAACAGAGATTAGTTAA
- a CDS encoding electron transfer flavoprotein subunit beta/FixA family protein — MNIYVLLKRTFDTEEKIVISNGEINEDGAEFIINPYDEYAVEEAIQIRDEHGGEITVITVGGEESEKELRTALAMGCDKAVLINTEEDLEESDQYSTAKIIAEYLKEQEVDLILAGNVAIDSGSGQVGPRVAEILGIPYVTTITKLDIDGSKATVVRDVEGDSEIIETTLPLLITAQQGLNEPRYPSLPGIMKAKKKPLEELELDDLDLDEDDVAPKTKTIEIYLPPKKEAGKILAGDIPDQVKELVSLLHSEAKVL; from the coding sequence ATGAACATCTATGTATTATTAAAAAGAACATTTGATACAGAGGAGAAAATTGTTATTTCAAATGGTGAAATAAATGAAGATGGGGCTGAATTCATTATTAACCCTTACGATGAATATGCTGTTGAGGAAGCAATTCAAATTCGAGATGAGCATGGTGGAGAAATAACTGTCATAACTGTTGGAGGAGAAGAATCTGAAAAGGAACTTCGAACAGCGTTAGCGATGGGATGCGATAAGGCTGTATTAATTAATACAGAAGAAGATTTAGAAGAGAGCGATCAATATTCAACTGCTAAAATAATTGCAGAGTATTTAAAGGAACAGGAAGTCGATTTAATTTTAGCAGGGAATGTAGCAATTGATAGTGGCTCTGGTCAAGTTGGTCCACGCGTTGCAGAAATACTTGGGATACCATATGTTACTACAATAACAAAACTAGACATTGATGGTAGTAAAGCTACAGTTGTCCGTGATGTAGAAGGAGATTCAGAGATTATTGAAACGACATTACCATTACTTATCACAGCTCAACAAGGTTTAAATGAGCCGCGTTATCCATCACTTCCAGGTATTATGAAAGCTAAGAAAAAGCCGTTAGAAGAGCTTGAACTAGATGATTTAGATTTAGATGAAGACGATGTAGCTCCAAAAACGAAGACAATTGAAATATATTTACCGCCTAAAAAAGAAGCAGGAAAAATATTAGCAGGCGACATTCCTGATCAAGTAAAAGAACTCGTATCGTTACTACATTCTGAAGCGAAGGTTTTATAA